The following proteins come from a genomic window of Pararhodobacter sp.:
- a CDS encoding UbiD family decarboxylase, translating into MRSLPAFADLRAFLAWVEQQGDLLRIGDPVALRHQMTAVQQAALRRNGPVLRFDAATQPDGTRAAMPVVANLFGTQDRVAAGLGLTRAQIPEFGEFLASLRSPAPVEGMRDAMSRWPMLRAALLTRPHVARNAVVQQVTAEPDLTRLPVQTPWPGDAGPLITWPVVVTRPHDSTPAQLARYNLGVYRAQVLGPDRLILRWLAHRGGAAHARTWARAGEPMPVAIALGADPATLLSAALPLPETVSEITFSGVLRGARAELVPARTVPLMVPANAEIMLEGWVHPDDTAPEGPFGDHTGYYNSVEPFPVMRISAITHRRDPLYLSTVTGRPPDEPSVIGEVFNDLALPVIRAQIPEVRDVWLPPAACSYRMAVVSIDKRYPGQARRVMMALWGMLAQFSYTKMVIVVDADIDARNWDDIAWALATRMDPARDVMVLDNTPMDYLDFASPREGLAGKLGIDATTKIGAETTRDWGQVMALDPRDEAFAADLLARLAPVTP; encoded by the coding sequence ATTCGTTCCTTGCCCGCCTTCGCAGATTTGCGCGCCTTTCTGGCGTGGGTGGAGCAGCAGGGCGATCTGCTGCGTATCGGCGATCCTGTGGCGCTGCGCCATCAGATGACAGCGGTGCAACAGGCCGCCCTGCGCCGCAACGGCCCGGTGCTGCGGTTTGACGCGGCGACGCAGCCGGACGGCACAAGGGCGGCAATGCCGGTGGTGGCCAATCTGTTCGGAACACAAGACCGGGTCGCCGCCGGTCTCGGCCTGACCCGTGCACAGATCCCCGAATTCGGCGAATTTCTGGCCTCATTGCGCAGCCCGGCCCCGGTGGAGGGGATGCGCGATGCCATGTCGCGCTGGCCGATGCTGCGCGCCGCCTTGTTGACCCGGCCCCATGTTGCGCGCAACGCCGTGGTGCAGCAGGTCACCGCCGAGCCCGACCTGACCCGCTTGCCCGTGCAAACGCCCTGGCCGGGCGATGCCGGGCCGCTGATCACCTGGCCGGTGGTGGTGACGCGCCCGCATGACAGCACCCCGGCGCAGCTTGCGCGCTATAATCTGGGTGTATACCGCGCGCAGGTGCTGGGGCCGGACCGTCTGATCCTGCGCTGGCTGGCGCATCGCGGCGGGGCGGCCCATGCCCGCACATGGGCGCGCGCCGGTGAGCCGATGCCGGTGGCGATTGCACTGGGCGCGGACCCCGCGACACTTCTCTCCGCCGCGCTGCCGCTGCCCGAAACCGTGTCCGAGATCACCTTTTCCGGCGTGTTGCGCGGCGCGCGTGCCGAATTGGTCCCCGCCCGCACTGTGCCGCTGATGGTGCCCGCCAACGCCGAAATCATGCTCGAAGGCTGGGTGCACCCCGATGACACCGCGCCCGAAGGCCCCTTTGGCGACCACACCGGCTATTACAATTCGGTCGAGCCCTTCCCGGTGATGCGCATTTCCGCCATCACCCATCGCCGCGACCCGCTCTATCTGTCCACCGTCACCGGCCGCCCGCCGGATGAACCCTCGGTCATCGGTGAGGTGTTCAACGATCTGGCCCTGCCGGTGATCCGCGCGCAAATCCCCGAGGTGCGCGACGTCTGGCTGCCGCCCGCCGCCTGTTCCTATCGCATGGCCGTGGTCAGCATCGACAAACGCTATCCGGGCCAGGCGCGCCGGGTGATGATGGCGCTGTGGGGGATGCTGGCGCAGTTCAGTTACACCAAGATGGTGATTGTCGTCGATGCCGACATCGACGCGCGCAATTGGGATGACATCGCCTGGGCGCTGGCCACGCGCATGGACCCGGCGCGCGACGTGATGGTGCTCGACAACACGCCGATGGATTACCTCGATTTCGCCAGCCCGCGTGAAGGGTTGGCGGGCAAGCTCGGCATTGACGCGACCACCAAGATCGGCGCGGAAACGACGCGCGACTGGGGGCAAGTCATGGCGCTCGACCCCAGGGACGAGGCCTTTGCCGCAGACCTTCTGGCCCGCCTCGCGCCGGTGACACCATGA
- a CDS encoding UbiX family flavin prenyltransferase, which yields MSARVILGVSGASGAILALECARILARLDVAIDLTLSPMAERTLLLEIGPEAQAELEALVTHIHPIRDLGASIASGSYPVAGMIVAPCSMRSLAAIAHGLDDNLLTRAAGVQLKERRPLILLAREAPLTLAHLRNMTAATEMGGTILPPVPAFYLNPQTTLDIARQIAARAVDLLRLAPPQATAWATPDPDTSR from the coding sequence ATGAGCGCGCGGGTGATCCTTGGGGTTTCGGGCGCGTCGGGGGCGATCCTTGCCTTGGAATGCGCGCGCATTCTGGCGCGCCTTGACGTGGCAATCGACCTGACCTTGTCGCCGATGGCCGAGCGAACCTTGCTCTTGGAAATCGGCCCCGAGGCACAGGCCGAGTTGGAGGCCCTTGTCACCCACATCCACCCGATCCGCGATCTGGGGGCCAGCATTGCCTCGGGCTCGTATCCGGTGGCCGGGATGATCGTCGCCCCCTGCTCGATGCGCAGCCTTGCGGCGATTGCCCACGGGCTTGACGACAACCTGCTGACCCGCGCGGCGGGCGTGCAGCTGAAGGAACGCCGCCCGCTGATCCTGCTGGCACGAGAGGCTCCGCTCACGCTGGCCCATCTGCGCAACATGACCGCCGCAACCGAGATGGGCGGCACCATCCTGCCCCCCGTGCCGGCCTTTTACCTGAATCCGCAAACCACGCTCGACATCGCCCGGCAAATCGCCGCCCGCGCGGTGGATTTGCTGCGTCTTGCGCCGCCACAGGCCACCGCCTGGGCCACCCCGGACCCCGATACTTCCCGCTGA
- the ric gene encoding iron-sulfur cluster repair di-iron protein: MTPLSHDMTVGTIAAELPGAAELFRAKGISFCCGGTVALSEAALNAGLLPDRLLTDLQALSDAAGREAPESTADLIAYILSRYHETHRTELDFLIPLSQKVERVHGAKENAPLGLAEALIALKDELDDHMAKEEAVLFPLMLRGGHPMIVHPITQMRHEHDEATELLVKIEHVTNGLTLPAGACGSWTALYTGVRKFADDLVAHIHLENTVLFPRFEHAAA, translated from the coding sequence ATGACCCCGCTTTCCCACGATATGACGGTCGGAACGATTGCCGCCGAACTCCCCGGCGCCGCAGAATTGTTCCGCGCGAAAGGCATCAGCTTTTGCTGTGGCGGCACGGTTGCCCTGTCCGAGGCGGCGCTGAATGCCGGGCTTCTCCCCGACCGTTTGCTGACGGATTTGCAGGCGCTGTCCGATGCCGCAGGCCGTGAAGCGCCCGAGAGCACGGCCGACCTGATCGCCTATATCCTGAGCCGCTATCACGAGACCCACCGCACCGAACTGGACTTTCTGATCCCGCTGTCGCAAAAGGTCGAGCGCGTGCACGGTGCCAAGGAAAACGCGCCCCTTGGGCTGGCCGAAGCCTTGATTGCGCTCAAGGATGAACTCGATGACCATATGGCCAAGGAAGAGGCCGTGCTGTTCCCGCTGATGCTGCGCGGCGGTCATCCGATGATCGTGCACCCCATCACCCAGATGCGCCACGAGCATGACGAGGCCACGGAACTGCTCGTCAAGATCGAACACGTCACAAACGGGCTGACCTTGCCAGCGGGGGCCTGTGGATCGTGGACGGCGCTGTATACCGGGGTGCGCAAATTTGCCGATGATCTGGTGGCGCATATCCATCTGGAGAACACCGTGTTGTTCCCGCGATTCGAGCACGCCGCCGCCTGA